In Actinotignum schaalii, the sequence CGCTGCCACCCGGGCCGCATTGACGGTCCATGATTGCCGGGCGAGGAGTTCACCCCGGGCCCGATTTTCTGCTCGCAGGGATACCGCGAGGGATTCCAGGACGCGGGGTAGGTCATGGCCGCCGTGGCGCACCGCGAGCCGGAGAATTTCGAGGACCCGATCCGATACCGGATCGTGGAAGGAATCTTTGAGGCGGGTCAAGGAGGCCTCAAAACTTCCGGTTGTTTCCAGATGGGTGGCGAAGGAGCGCAGCGCGGGCGGGGCGTCTGGCCGGGTGGCGAGATAAAGAAGAGCTTCGGGGATAGTGCGCCCGGCCCTTAGGGAGGACAGCAGCTTATCGATGCGGTCCGGCCAGGCCAGGCGCTGCATATCCCGCGCTTTCCTACCGGCGTGACGGGCATGCCAGAACGGCAGCCAGAGCCCTACTACTCCCCCGGCGGCGGCGAGTAAAGGATGCCCGGTGCCGAGCACAGCAGCTAAGGACAGGCCGAGGCCGCAGCCTATGCTTATCCCGAGCTGGCGCCAGGAAATCGCGACGCAAGCCAATCCGAGACGCCCTGATAGTCCCGGCCAGCGCGGGCCACCCGGCCCACGCGGATCGCCAGAGCAACGTGAGTTGCCAGAGGAGCGCGAGCCGCGCATCCTGCGCGGGCAATCCGAACCGCCCACCTCCACCGAACCCGCCAGAGCACGAATAACCGTGAGGATTCCGGTGGCAAGTAAAGCTCCAACGACCAATCCCATAATCAGCTCACCGTCCGGGTAAGAATGCTGCCATCTGGCGCAAGGCCCATTACCTCCAGGATCTGGGCGACCTTACGCTGCCCGCTGGCCGCCCGGGTCACGTGGATGACGAGGTTAATGGTGGCGGCAACGGTGGGCGTCACGAAGCTTGGCGTGATGTTTTCACCGGCGAGGAGAGGGAGAATCTCCAATTTCGTGAGTGCTTCCCGCGCGCTATTGGCGTGAATGGTGCAGGCCCCGGGAATGCCCGCATTGAGGGCCACAAGAAGGTCGAAGGCTTCCGCTCCGCGTACTTCTCCGATCACGATGCGGTCCGGGCGCATGCGCAAGCTTTCACGCACGAGATCGCGGAGAGTCACCGCGCCGCGGCCTTCCAGGGACGGCGGACGCGTTTGCATCGCGACAACATCGGGGAGGTCTATGCCCAACTCAAAAACTTCTTCGGCGCTGATAAGACGCTCGGTGGGCGGTACCCCGCCGAGGAGGGCGCGCAGGAGGGTGGTTTTGCCGGCCCCGGTTGATCCCGATACCAAAATATTGCTCCCGGCGCTCATGGCTGCGCTCAGGTAGTCTGCCTGCGCTTCTTCCAGCATCTGCACATTCACCAGATCGCTGAGCTTGCGGGCTCGGACCGTATATTTTCTGATATTGATCGCCCAGTGTCGCGCGGTGATATCGGGAATGGCCACGTGGAGGCGTTCCCCGGTGGGCAGCTGGGCATCAACAAACGGGGTGGAGAGGTCCAAGCGCCGCCCGGAGGCATAGAGCATCCGCTCGACCAAGGTGTGGATCTCACTTTCTGCCATCGTGAGATCAATACGAGTGGAAACACCGGAGCGGGCCACAAATATTTTATCCGGGGCGTTGATCCAGATTTCTTCTACCTGCGGGTCGTCGAAGAATTTCTGTAGCGGCCCGTAGCCGCTCAGCTGCGAGATGAGGTGGGAG encodes:
- a CDS encoding CpaF family protein codes for the protein MHDTAYPRPGGLASARPTHLASRAYRAASASRQGIEERVRETIRHRGIDPRRDAAFLETIVGETLTTFNDESVRGDHAALADTESVRSHLISQLSGYGPLQKFFDDPQVEEIWINAPDKIFVARSGVSTRIDLTMAESEIHTLVERMLYASGRRLDLSTPFVDAQLPTGERLHVAIPDITARHWAINIRKYTVRARKLSDLVNVQMLEEAQADYLSAAMSAGSNILVSGSTGAGKTTLLRALLGGVPPTERLISAEEVFELGIDLPDVVAMQTRPPSLEGRGAVTLRDLVRESLRMRPDRIVIGEVRGAEAFDLLVALNAGIPGACTIHANSAREALTKLEILPLLAGENITPSFVTPTVAATINLVIHVTRAASGQRKVAQILEVMGLAPDGSILTRTVS
- a CDS encoding type II secretion system F family protein, producing the protein MGLVVGALLATGILTVIRALAGSVEVGGSDCPRRMRGSRSSGNSRCSGDPRGPGGPRWPGLSGRLGLACVAISWRQLGISIGCGLGLSLAAVLGTGHPLLAAAGGVVGLWLPFWHARHAGRKARDMQRLAWPDRIDKLLSSLRAGRTIPEALLYLATRPDAPPALRSFATHLETTGSFEASLTRLKDSFHDPVSDRVLEILRLAVRHGGHDLPRVLESLAVSLRAENRARGELLARQSWTVNAARVAALAPWLVLLLLSTRPGTMDAFTSPTGTLILLVGLGATLLAYGLMLHLGRLPEEQRVLAGSPGTSPGVSPGTSRRAAPGGSPTAVPAASQADPSSPPHPSRARRAAV